A window of Mixophyes fleayi isolate aMixFle1 chromosome 10, aMixFle1.hap1, whole genome shotgun sequence contains these coding sequences:
- the LOC142104298 gene encoding inactive hydroxysteroid dehydrogenase-like protein 1 translates to MAAVDSFHLLYREVARSCQNNVELLAVVGALYTAKKGLCILYECYSMTRLHITPHLLCRTNLVKHYGEWAVVTGGTDSIGRAYAEELASCGVNIILICSNRQALRSVSEAIAETYGVNTNFIEADFSRGHAIYPAIRKALRDVDVGILVNNAGVFCEYPHCITEVPEDKVWETININIAAAVMMVHIVIPGMIQRKRGAIVNVTPGSSCGYNAQIAASKAYLDNFSRNLKAELSSSGIFVQSLTPLCVGNKHLSSGTLHCLPVLVPSPEVYARHAVRTLGFCNRTTGYWAHSLQLLACRWMPGWMYRSIPRFLQH, encoded by the exons ATGGCGGCAGTGGACAGTTTTCACCTTTTATATCGTGAGGTGGCCAGGTCTTGCCAGAACAATGTGGAGCTTCTGGCTGTGGTGGGCGCTCTATACACGGCCAAGAAAGGCCTTTGCATCTTGTATGAATGTTACAGTATGACCAGGCTGCACATCACCCCACATCTGCTCTGCAGAACTAACCTGGTCAAGCACTATGGAGAGTGGGCAGTTGTGACCG gtgGCACAGATAGCATTGGAAGAGCATACGCAGAAGAGCTGGCTAGTTGTGGTGTGAATATCATACTGATCTGCAGCAACAGACAGGCGCTACGCAGTGTATCAGAAGCCATAGCTGAAACCTATGGAGTTAATACCAACTTTATAGAGGCAGATTTCAGCAGGGGACATGCGATATATCCTGCCATTAGGAAGGCTTTGAGAGATGTGGACGTAGGCATTTTAGTTAACAATGCTGGAGTGTTCTGTGAGTATCCACATTGTATTACTGAGGTTCCCGAGGACAAAGTGTGGGAGACCATCAATATCAACATTGCTGCAGCTGTAATGATGGTTCATATTGTAATTCCTGGAatgatacagaggaagagaggagctATTGTCAATGTGACGCCTGGGTCTAGCTGCGGATATAACGCTCAAATTGCTGCCTCTAAG GCTTACCTGGATAACTTCAGCAGAAACCTGAAGGCTGAACTTTCATCCAGTGGGATATTTGTGCAGTCATTGACCCCTCTGTGTGTAGGAAATAAACATTTATCTTCTGGAACTTTACATTGTCTGCCAGTCTTGGTCCCATCGCCTGAAGTTTATGCTCGACATGCTGTGAGAACGCTGGGTTTCTGCAACAGGACCACCGGATATTGGGCTCACTCCTTGcag CTTCTTGCTTGTCGATGGATGCCTGGCTGGATGTACAGATCAATACCAAGATTTCTTCAGCATTGA